The Lycium barbarum isolate Lr01 chromosome 9, ASM1917538v2, whole genome shotgun sequence genome has a segment encoding these proteins:
- the LOC132611606 gene encoding germin-like protein subfamily 1 member 17, producing the protein MSIMSWLIITLAIAAFFSSQISYAYDLNPLQDICVAVNDSNASVFVNGKVCKDPNLANADDFFASGLNVSIGNIVVAKYGYSVTIVGVNDMPGLNTLGISIACADFKPKGLIPLHTHPRATELITILEGTMYAGFLVPAANTFKSRLFSKILNPGDVFVIPQGLIHFQYNVGHKNATVPATFNSQNPGFVMIPSSIFASDPPILENVLAKGFQLDKKVIEELQKKFP; encoded by the exons ATGAGCATTATGAGCTGGTTAATAATAACTTTAGCCATTGCTGCCTTCTTTTCATCCCAAATATCTTATGCCTATGATCTCAACCCTCTACAAGACATATGTGTTGCAGTTAACGACTCTAACGCTTCTG TTTTCGTGAATGGAAAGGTTTGCAAAGACCCAAACCTTGCAAACGCAGATGATTTCTTTGCTTCAGGTCTTAATGTTAGTATTGGAAATATAGTGGTGGCTAAGTATGGCTATTCTGTGACTATTGTGGGTGTAAACGACATGCCTGGACTCAACACTCTTGGTATTTCTATTGCTTGCGCTGACTTCAAACCGAAGGGTCTTATCCCACTTCACACGCACCCTCGCGCTACTGAGCTCATAACTATCTTGGAGGGAACTATGTATGCTGGGTTTCTTGTGCCTGCTGCAAACACCTTTAAGAGTCGTCTCttctccaaaatcttgaatcctgGCGATGTGTTTGTGATCCCACAAGGTCTTATTCACTTCCAGTATAATGTGGGACACAAAAATGCTACTGTACCAGCTACTTTCAATAGTCAAAATCCTGGATTCGTCATGATTCCTAGTTCAATCTTTGCTTCGGATCCGCCTATTCTAGAGAACGTTCTTGCCAAAGGCTTCCAGCTTGATAAGAAAGTGATTGAAGAACTTCAAAAGAAATTCCCCTAG
- the LOC132611136 gene encoding germin-like protein subfamily 1 member 7, which translates to MAFHLLTIILVIVGLLSSFGSSFDPSPFQDFCIAANESKAAVFVNGKFCKDPKLATADDFFLAGLNVSGNPLPGLGSSVNSVDVNRLAGLNTLGISMVRADFAPYGLIPPHTHPRATELIVVIEGTLYVGFLAPDTTNPMKTRSFTKILSKGDVFVIPQGLIHFQYNVGHTNATVFAAFNSQNSGLIVVGSELFGSNPPLVDDVLSKAFQLDKKMVATLQGLFS; encoded by the exons ATGGCTTTTCACCTCCTCACAATTATCTTAGTCATCGTTGGTCTGCTTTCTTCCTTTGGTTCTTCctttgatccaagcccatttcaGGACTTTTGTATTGCAGCTAATGAATCCAAGGCTGCAG TATTCGTGAATGGGAAATTTTGCAAAGATCCAAAACTCGCCACAGCAGACGATTTCTTTCTTGCAGGACTTAACGTTAGTGGAAATCCTTTACCAGGATTGGGATCATCTGTAAATTCGGTAGATGTAAATCGACTTGCAGGACTCAACACTCTTGGCATTTCAATGGTTCGTGCTGATTTTGCACCATATGGCCTAATTCCACCCCACACACACCCTCGGGCCACTGAGCTTATTGTTGTCATAGAGGGCACTCTTTATGTTGGATTTTTGGCACCTGACACTACAAATCCAATGAAGACTCGATCTTTTACAAAAATATTGAGTAAAGGGGATGTATTCGTGATCCCACAAGGATTAATTCACTTTCAGTATAACGTTGGACATACGAATGCAACTGTTTTTGCTGCTTTTAATAGCCAAAATTCTGGGCTAATTGTGGTTGGGAGTGAACTCTTTGGATCAAATCCACCACTTGTGGATGATGTTCTTTCAAAAGCATTCCAATTGGACAAGAAAATGGTTGCAACACTTCAAGGATTGTTCTCCTAG